A window of the Pseudomonas furukawaii genome harbors these coding sequences:
- a CDS encoding FKBP-type peptidyl-prolyl cis-trans isomerase: MLIAANKAVSIDYTLTNDAGEVIDSSAGGAPLVYLHGAGNIIIGLERALEGKQAGDELSVAIEPEDAYGEYSAELVATLNRAMFEGVDQLEVGMQFHASGPDGGMQIVTIRDIDGDDVTVDGNHPLAGQRLNFKVKVVTVREASDEEIAHGHIHGEGGHHH; the protein is encoded by the coding sequence ATGCTGATCGCCGCCAACAAGGCCGTGTCCATCGACTATACCCTTACCAACGACGCCGGTGAGGTGATCGACAGCTCCGCCGGCGGCGCCCCGCTGGTGTATCTGCACGGCGCCGGCAACATCATCATCGGTCTGGAGCGCGCACTGGAAGGCAAGCAGGCCGGTGACGAACTGAGCGTCGCCATCGAGCCGGAAGACGCCTATGGCGAGTACAGCGCCGAGCTGGTGGCTACCCTGAACCGCGCCATGTTCGAAGGCGTGGACCAGCTGGAAGTGGGCATGCAGTTCCACGCCTCCGGCCCGGACGGCGGCATGCAGATCGTCACCATCCGCGACATCGACGGCGACGACGTGACCGTCGACGGCAACCACCCCCTGGCCGGCCAGCGCCTGAACTTCAAGGTGAAGGTCGTCACCGTTCGCGAGGCCAGCGACGAAGAGATCGCCCACGGTCACATCCACGGCGAAGGCGGTCACCATCACTGA
- a CDS encoding glutathione peroxidase, with protein sequence MSAFHDLNLRALDGQDLPLAPYKGQVVLVVNVASKCGLTPQYAGLEKLYQQYRDKGFTVLGLPCNQFAGQEPGSEDEIREFCSLNYGVTFPLGSKIEVNGSARHPLYRLLAGEGAEFPGDITWNFEKFLVGKDGRVLARFSPRTAPDDPGLIQAVEKALA encoded by the coding sequence ATGAGTGCCTTTCACGACCTCAATCTGCGCGCGCTCGACGGCCAGGATCTGCCGTTGGCGCCCTACAAGGGCCAAGTGGTGCTGGTGGTGAACGTTGCGTCCAAGTGCGGCCTGACTCCCCAGTACGCCGGGCTTGAGAAGCTCTACCAGCAGTATCGGGACAAGGGCTTCACCGTGCTGGGCCTGCCCTGCAACCAGTTCGCCGGGCAGGAGCCGGGCAGCGAGGACGAGATCCGCGAATTCTGCAGCCTCAACTACGGGGTGACCTTCCCCCTGGGCAGCAAGATCGAGGTCAACGGCTCGGCGCGTCATCCGCTCTATCGCCTGCTGGCGGGCGAGGGCGCGGAATTTCCCGGCGACATCACCTGGAATTTCGAGAAGTTCCTGGTGGGCAAGGACGGCCGCGTGCTGGCGCGCTTCTCGCCGCGCACCGCGCCGGACGATCCCGGCCTGATCCAGGCTGTCGAGAAGGCCCTGGCCTGA
- a CDS encoding acyltransferase, protein MLSFLPHSLRGALAALLLALNTLFWCWPLFAVTLLKLLLPFRFAKGFLGWAPAAIAEAWISCNKLWMRLVRNTRWDVKGLDGLDYQHSYLVTSNHQSWVDILVLQYLLNRRTRLLRFFLKQELIWVPVIGLCWWALDFPFMKRYSKAYLARHPEKQGKDLETTRRTCARFRDNPVGIFNFLEGTRFTPDKHRQQGSPFRYLLKPKAGGVAFVLDAMGEQLDALVNVTLHYPDGNPSFWTLLSGRLRSVVVRIEPLDIPPEFIGKSYDQDAEYRLAFQQWVNQLWEAKDAQLADLHRQFPPA, encoded by the coding sequence ATGCTCAGTTTCCTCCCCCACTCCCTGCGCGGCGCACTGGCGGCGCTGTTGCTGGCCCTCAACACCCTGTTCTGGTGCTGGCCGCTGTTCGCCGTCACCCTGCTCAAGCTGCTGCTGCCGTTCCGCTTCGCCAAGGGATTTCTCGGCTGGGCGCCGGCGGCCATCGCCGAGGCCTGGATCAGTTGCAACAAGCTGTGGATGCGCCTGGTGCGGAATACCCGCTGGGACGTGAAGGGGCTCGACGGCCTGGACTACCAGCACAGCTACCTGGTGACCAGCAACCACCAGAGCTGGGTGGACATCCTGGTCCTGCAGTACCTGCTCAACCGCCGCACCCGGCTGCTGCGCTTCTTCCTCAAGCAGGAGCTGATCTGGGTACCGGTGATCGGGCTGTGCTGGTGGGCCCTGGATTTCCCCTTCATGAAGCGCTACTCCAAGGCCTACCTGGCCAGGCACCCGGAGAAGCAGGGCAAGGACCTGGAAACCACCCGCCGGACCTGCGCCAGGTTCCGTGACAATCCGGTGGGCATCTTCAACTTCCTCGAAGGCACCCGCTTCACGCCCGACAAGCACCGGCAGCAGGGATCGCCCTTCCGCTACCTGCTGAAACCCAAGGCCGGTGGCGTGGCCTTCGTGCTGGACGCCATGGGCGAGCAGCTCGACGCCCTGGTGAACGTCACCCTGCACTACCCCGACGGCAACCCGAGCTTCTGGACCCTGCTGAGCGGCCGCCTGCGGTCAGTGGTGGTGCGGATCGAACCGCTGGACATCCCCCCGGAGTTCATCGGCAAGAGCTACGACCAGGACGCGGAGTACCGCCTGGCCTTCCAGCAGTGGGTCAACCAGCTCTGGGAAGCCAAGGACGCCCAACTGGCGGACCTGCACCGGCAGTTCCCCCCGGCCTGA
- a CDS encoding EthD family reductase, producing the protein MYCFVVAYPNAPGAKFDFTYYCEEHIPLLARLIGENLVKVEIRKGLAAVDGAVAPFICMANIWVLSVEELRETLELNGDEISADISNYTNLAPLLQVDEVIQTS; encoded by the coding sequence ATGTACTGCTTCGTTGTGGCGTATCCGAACGCTCCGGGCGCCAAGTTCGACTTCACCTATTACTGCGAGGAGCACATTCCACTGCTGGCCCGCCTCATCGGCGAAAACCTGGTGAAGGTCGAGATACGCAAGGGGCTTGCCGCCGTCGACGGTGCCGTGGCGCCGTTCATCTGCATGGCCAACATCTGGGTGCTCTCGGTGGAGGAGCTGCGCGAGACCCTTGAGCTGAACGGGGACGAGATCAGCGCCGACATTTCAAACTACACCAACCTGGCACCGCTGCTGCAGGTGGACGAGGTGATCCAGACGTCCTGA
- the cysZ gene encoding sulfate transporter CysZ, with translation MPAPALTGPQYLGEGLKLVLRPGLRLFVLLPLTVNLLLFAALIGFAIQEFSGWVDALMPTLPDWLGFLQYLIWPLFVLLVLVLVFFTFTLLANIIAAPFNGFLAEKVEVVVRGTDDFPAFSWGELLAMIPRTMGREMRKLAYFLPRAGALLILSFVPGVNLLATPLWIIFGIWMMAVQYIDYPADNHKLGWNEMLAWLRQKRWQSLGFGGITYLALMIPFVNVVMMPAAVAGATLFWVREGGDKQLADPR, from the coding sequence ATGCCTGCACCTGCTCTCACCGGGCCGCAATACCTCGGCGAAGGACTGAAACTGGTCCTGCGCCCCGGATTGCGCCTGTTCGTCCTGCTGCCACTGACCGTCAACCTGCTGCTGTTCGCCGCGCTGATCGGCTTCGCGATCCAGGAGTTCAGCGGCTGGGTGGACGCCCTGATGCCCACGCTGCCGGATTGGCTGGGCTTTCTCCAGTACCTGATCTGGCCGCTGTTCGTGTTGCTGGTGCTGGTGCTGGTGTTCTTCACCTTCACCCTGCTGGCCAACATCATCGCCGCCCCCTTCAACGGCTTCCTCGCCGAGAAGGTGGAAGTGGTGGTGCGTGGCACGGATGACTTCCCCGCCTTCAGCTGGGGCGAACTGCTGGCGATGATCCCGCGCACCATGGGCCGGGAAATGCGCAAGCTGGCGTACTTCCTGCCGCGCGCCGGCGCCCTGCTGATCCTCTCATTCGTACCCGGCGTGAACCTGCTGGCCACCCCGCTGTGGATCATCTTCGGCATCTGGATGATGGCGGTGCAGTACATCGACTACCCGGCGGACAACCACAAGCTGGGCTGGAACGAGATGCTCGCCTGGCTGCGACAGAAGCGCTGGCAGAGCCTGGGCTTTGGCGGCATCACCTATCTCGCGCTGATGATCCCCTTCGTCAACGTCGTGATGATGCCCGCCGCCGTGGCCGGCGCCACGCTGTTCTGGGTGCGCGAGGGTGGCGACAAGCAACTCGCCGATCCCCGCTGA
- a CDS encoding acetate/propionate family kinase: MPARNILVIHARRHVLRFALVNEAHSRFMLHGRAEGLGTRNAELHWQRGGDKDSLMIPNADHRAALSQLLPIVQGAAGGKLHGVGHHVLHGGELFSAACRIDAQVIRRLQALAPLAPQQMPASITGIEAALHLLPNLPHVAVFDTAFHQSMPEHVYRLALPDAVYREHGLRRYAFHGNSHRFVSHRAAELSGLASGDSCWLSAHLGDHASACAIVNGQSLDASMNLVMATRSGDIDPHLYTQLHRSLGWDLEKIDQVLRQESGLLGLSELSGDLRALEQAREQGHAGATLAIEVYCYRLAKTLAAVGCALPRLDGLIFTGEIGENSPLVRSRTVDHLRLLNLALDTHANALCVRGVAGPIHKRGHPRVLVVPTNEERQIALDTLALLA; this comes from the coding sequence ATGCCGGCACGCAACATCCTGGTCATCCACGCCCGCAGGCACGTCCTGCGCTTCGCCCTGGTGAACGAGGCCCACAGCCGGTTCATGCTCCATGGCCGCGCCGAGGGGCTGGGCACCCGCAACGCGGAACTGCACTGGCAGCGTGGCGGCGACAAGGACAGCCTGATGATCCCCAACGCCGACCACCGCGCCGCCCTCTCCCAACTGCTGCCCATCGTCCAGGGCGCCGCCGGCGGCAAGCTCCACGGCGTCGGCCACCATGTGCTGCACGGCGGCGAACTGTTCAGCGCCGCCTGCCGCATCGACGCCCAGGTGATTCGTCGCCTCCAGGCCCTGGCCCCGCTGGCGCCGCAGCAGATGCCCGCCAGCATCACCGGCATCGAGGCGGCCCTGCACCTGCTGCCCAACCTGCCCCACGTGGCGGTATTCGACACCGCGTTCCACCAGAGCATGCCGGAACACGTCTACCGCCTGGCGCTGCCGGATGCCGTCTACCGCGAGCACGGCCTGCGCCGCTACGCCTTCCACGGCAACAGCCACCGCTTCGTCAGCCACCGCGCCGCCGAACTGAGCGGACTCGCCAGCGGCGACAGCTGCTGGCTGTCGGCCCACCTGGGCGACCACGCGTCCGCCTGCGCCATCGTCAACGGCCAGAGCCTCGACGCCAGCATGAACCTGGTGATGGCCACCCGCAGCGGCGACATCGACCCGCACCTCTACACCCAGCTGCACCGCAGCCTCGGCTGGGACCTTGAGAAGATCGACCAGGTCCTGCGCCAGGAAAGCGGCCTGCTCGGACTTTCCGAACTGTCCGGAGACCTGCGCGCCCTGGAACAGGCCCGTGAACAGGGCCACGCCGGCGCCACCCTGGCCATCGAGGTGTACTGCTATCGCCTGGCCAAGACACTGGCCGCCGTGGGCTGCGCCCTGCCCCGGCTGGACGGGCTGATCTTCACCGGCGAGATCGGCGAGAATTCCCCCCTCGTGCGCAGCCGCACGGTCGATCACCTGCGGCTGCTCAACCTGGCCCTCGACACCCACGCCAACGCCCTCTGCGTGCGCGGCGTCGCCGGTCCCATCCACAAGCGCGGCCATCCGCGCGTGCTGGTGGTGCCGACCAACGAGGAACGCCAGATCGCCCTCGACACACTGGCCCTGCTTGCCTGA
- a CDS encoding NADH:flavin oxidoreductase, with product MTAPAHALFEPFRLGNLELPTRVVMAPMTRNFSPGGIPDAQVVEYYRRRAAAGVGLIVTEGTTVGHKAANGYPNVPHFYGDEALAGWKQVVDAVHAEGGRIVPQLWHVGAVRRLGTEPDPSVPGYGPTEKVKDGKVLVHGMTREDIQEVIAAFAQAARDAQAIGMDGVEIHGAHGYLIDQFFWEGSNQRTDEYGGSLANRSRFAIELVQAVRAAVGPDFPIIFRFSQWKQQDYSARLVTTPEALGEFLKPLSDAGVDIFHCSTRRFWIPEFEGSDLNLAGWTRELTGKPTITVGNVGLDGSEFLQFFGHTEEVAQPASIDGLLERLDKGEFDLVAVGRALLVDPEWALKVRDGRIGDIKPFSRAALGTLA from the coding sequence ATGACCGCTCCCGCACACGCCCTCTTCGAGCCCTTTCGCCTGGGCAACCTGGAACTGCCCACCCGCGTGGTGATGGCCCCCATGACCCGCAACTTCTCCCCGGGCGGCATCCCCGACGCCCAGGTGGTGGAGTACTACCGTCGCCGCGCCGCCGCCGGCGTCGGCCTGATCGTCACCGAGGGCACCACCGTGGGTCACAAGGCCGCCAATGGTTACCCCAATGTGCCGCACTTCTACGGCGACGAGGCCCTGGCCGGCTGGAAGCAGGTGGTGGATGCCGTGCATGCCGAAGGCGGCAGGATCGTTCCGCAGCTCTGGCATGTCGGCGCGGTGCGCCGCCTGGGCACCGAGCCCGACCCGAGCGTGCCCGGCTATGGCCCCACGGAGAAGGTCAAGGACGGCAAGGTGCTGGTCCATGGCATGACCCGCGAGGACATCCAGGAGGTGATCGCCGCCTTCGCCCAGGCCGCCCGCGACGCCCAGGCCATCGGCATGGACGGCGTGGAGATCCACGGCGCCCACGGCTACCTGATCGACCAGTTCTTCTGGGAAGGCTCCAACCAGCGCACCGACGAGTACGGCGGCAGCCTGGCCAACCGCTCGCGTTTCGCCATCGAACTGGTCCAGGCCGTGCGCGCGGCGGTGGGCCCGGACTTCCCCATCATCTTCCGCTTCTCCCAGTGGAAGCAGCAGGACTACAGCGCCCGCCTGGTGACCACCCCCGAGGCCCTGGGCGAATTCCTCAAGCCGTTGTCCGACGCCGGTGTGGATATCTTCCACTGCTCCACCCGCCGCTTCTGGATCCCCGAGTTCGAGGGCTCCGACCTCAACCTGGCCGGCTGGACTCGTGAACTCACCGGCAAGCCCACCATCACCGTGGGCAACGTCGGCCTCGACGGCAGCGAGTTCCTGCAGTTCTTCGGCCACACCGAGGAAGTGGCCCAGCCAGCCAGCATCGATGGCCTGCTGGAGCGCCTGGACAAGGGCGAGTTCGATCTGGTGGCCGTGGGCCGCGCCCTGCTGGTGGACCCCGAGTGGGCCCTGAAGGTGCGCGATGGCCGCATCGGCGACATCAAGCCCTTCAGCCGCGCGGCGCTGGGCACCCTGGCCTGA
- a CDS encoding DUF3565 domain-containing protein, whose translation MDTALLAAISMVRDLLGMNDERKSLTARPVDCDPNADRRPRIVGYRQDEDGHWVAVLSCGHTQHLRHQPPWQSRPWVLDPERRAALLETPFPCGWCAQGLPPETTEEP comes from the coding sequence ATGGACACGGCCTTGTTGGCGGCGATCAGCATGGTGCGAGACCTTCTGGGAATGAATGATGAACGCAAAAGTTTAACCGCGCGGCCGGTCGATTGCGACCCGAACGCGGACAGACGGCCCCGAATTGTCGGCTACAGACAGGACGAAGACGGTCACTGGGTCGCCGTGCTTTCCTGCGGTCATACCCAGCACCTGCGCCATCAGCCACCCTGGCAATCGCGCCCCTGGGTGCTCGATCCCGAGCGCCGCGCCGCCCTGCTCGAGACGCCCTTCCCCTGTGGCTGGTGCGCCCAGGGACTGCCCCCCGAAACCACTGAGGAACCCTGA
- a CDS encoding TetR/AcrR family transcriptional regulator, giving the protein MNSIRLDKRDLILARGSQVMTRRGYHGTGVQEIVQAAGIPKGSFYHYFASKEDFALQALEHLYRPRLERYAQALGNPALSPRQRILGYYRDLLAHFSSREKPEYHCFIGSLSFEMAELSPAIGEQVDGLLQGSVDILQACLEEAVAAGELPAEEDCANLAAFITNAWQGVLTRLKVAGGTAPMQAFVDRLERLLRA; this is encoded by the coding sequence ATGAACAGCATCCGACTCGACAAGCGCGACCTCATCCTCGCCAGGGGCTCCCAGGTGATGACGCGCCGTGGCTATCACGGCACCGGGGTGCAGGAAATCGTCCAGGCCGCCGGCATTCCCAAGGGCTCCTTCTATCACTACTTCGCCAGCAAGGAAGACTTCGCCCTGCAGGCCCTGGAGCACCTCTACCGGCCGCGCCTGGAGCGCTACGCCCAGGCCCTGGGGAACCCGGCCCTGAGTCCTCGCCAGCGCATCCTCGGCTACTACCGTGACCTGCTGGCGCACTTCTCCAGTCGCGAGAAGCCCGAGTACCACTGCTTCATCGGCAGCCTGAGCTTCGAGATGGCCGAGCTGTCGCCCGCCATCGGCGAGCAGGTGGACGGTCTTCTCCAGGGCTCCGTGGACATCCTCCAGGCCTGCCTGGAGGAAGCCGTGGCCGCTGGTGAACTGCCCGCCGAGGAAGATTGCGCCAACCTGGCCGCCTTCATCACCAATGCCTGGCAGGGTGTGCTGACACGCCTGAAGGTGGCGGGCGGAACCGCCCCCATGCAGGCCTTCGTCGACCGCCTGGAACGCCTGCTCCGGGCCTGA
- the pta gene encoding phosphate acetyltransferase, with translation MHSFFIAPTGFGVGLTSTSLGLVRALELAGLKVGFLKPVAQNHPGDLGPERSTELVARTHGLQPPRPLAQSQVERMLADGQLDELLEEITGLHRQAAEGKDVVIVEGMVPTRHASYAARINFHLARSLDADVILVAAPEDESLAELSDRLEIQAQQFGGPRDPKVLGVILNKVRDTDFAQRLKEQSPLLRGNDFRVLGSVPWLDELNAPRTRDVADLLDAQVINAGDYDQRRVQKIVVCARTVPNTVQQLKPGVLVVTPGDRDDIILAASLASMNGVPLAGLLLSSDIQPDPRTLELCRGALQGGLPVLGVATGTYDTATNLNRMNKEIPVDDRERAEKVTEFVARNLDLDWLRARCGAPRDQRLSPPAFRHRLIRQAQLAGKRIVLPEGSEPRTVQAAAACQARGIAQCVLLAKPEDVRAVARAQGIELPEGLEILDPDLIRERYVQPMVELRQNKSLNAPMAAAQLEDTVLLGTMMLALDEVDGLVSGALRPAVTTIRPALQLIKPAPGYRIASSVYLMLKPEQVVIYGDCAVNPEPDAQGLAEIALQSADSAAALGIEPRVALIGDPADATQRARVREALDLVRSARPGLAVEGPLPYASACEGETTVFVFPDLASGDAAWKDAQQANPAVNGGLMLQGLRKPVNDLPRNVQVDDIIHTIALTAIQATAGGEARNG, from the coding sequence ATGCACTCGTTCTTCATTGCCCCCACCGGATTCGGCGTCGGCCTCACCTCCACCAGCCTGGGCCTGGTACGCGCCCTGGAACTCGCGGGGCTGAAGGTCGGCTTCCTCAAGCCCGTGGCCCAGAACCACCCGGGCGACCTCGGCCCGGAACGCTCCACCGAACTGGTGGCCCGTACCCACGGCCTGCAACCGCCGCGTCCCCTGGCCCAGTCCCAGGTGGAGCGGATGCTTGCCGACGGCCAACTGGACGAACTGCTGGAGGAGATCACCGGACTCCATCGCCAGGCCGCCGAAGGCAAGGACGTGGTCATAGTCGAGGGCATGGTGCCCACGCGCCACGCCAGCTACGCCGCGCGGATCAACTTCCACCTGGCCCGCAGCCTCGACGCCGACGTGATCCTGGTGGCGGCCCCCGAGGACGAGAGCCTCGCCGAACTGTCCGACCGGCTGGAGATCCAGGCCCAGCAGTTCGGCGGCCCGCGCGACCCGAAGGTGCTCGGGGTGATCCTCAACAAGGTGCGCGACACCGACTTCGCACAGCGTCTCAAAGAACAATCGCCACTGCTGCGGGGCAACGATTTCCGCGTACTGGGCAGCGTGCCCTGGCTGGACGAGCTGAACGCCCCGCGCACCCGCGACGTGGCCGACCTGCTGGACGCCCAGGTCATCAACGCCGGCGACTACGACCAACGCCGCGTGCAGAAGATCGTGGTGTGCGCGCGCACCGTGCCCAACACCGTGCAGCAGCTCAAGCCCGGCGTGCTGGTGGTGACCCCCGGCGACCGCGACGACATCATCCTCGCCGCCAGCCTGGCCTCCATGAATGGCGTGCCCCTGGCGGGCCTGCTGCTGTCCAGCGACATCCAGCCCGACCCGCGCACCCTGGAGCTCTGCCGGGGAGCCCTGCAGGGCGGCCTGCCGGTGCTCGGCGTCGCCACCGGCACCTATGACACCGCCACCAACCTGAACCGGATGAACAAGGAAATCCCGGTGGACGACCGCGAGCGCGCGGAAAAGGTCACCGAGTTCGTCGCCCGCAACCTCGACCTGGACTGGCTGCGCGCCCGCTGCGGCGCCCCCCGCGACCAGCGCCTGTCGCCGCCGGCCTTCCGCCACCGGCTGATCCGCCAGGCGCAGCTCGCCGGCAAGCGCATCGTCCTTCCCGAGGGCAGCGAGCCCCGCACCGTGCAGGCGGCCGCCGCATGCCAGGCCCGCGGCATCGCCCAGTGCGTGCTGCTGGCCAAGCCCGAGGACGTGCGTGCCGTGGCCCGCGCTCAGGGCATCGAGCTGCCGGAGGGGCTGGAAATCCTCGACCCGGACCTGATCCGCGAACGCTACGTGCAACCCATGGTGGAACTGCGCCAGAACAAGAGCCTGAACGCGCCCATGGCGGCGGCCCAACTGGAGGACACCGTGCTGCTGGGCACCATGATGCTCGCCCTGGACGAGGTGGACGGACTGGTTTCAGGCGCCCTGCGACCGGCCGTCACCACCATTCGCCCGGCCCTGCAACTGATCAAGCCGGCTCCCGGCTACCGCATCGCGTCTTCGGTGTACCTGATGCTCAAGCCGGAGCAGGTGGTGATCTACGGCGACTGCGCGGTGAACCCGGAGCCGGACGCCCAGGGCCTGGCGGAGATCGCCCTGCAGAGCGCCGACTCCGCCGCCGCCCTCGGGATCGAGCCCCGCGTGGCGCTGATCGGCGACCCGGCCGATGCCACCCAGCGCGCCCGCGTCCGCGAAGCCCTCGACCTGGTGCGAAGCGCCCGCCCCGGTCTCGCGGTGGAAGGTCCCCTGCCCTACGCCAGCGCCTGCGAGGGTGAAACCACGGTGTTCGTCTTCCCCGACCTCGCCAGCGGCGACGCCGCCTGGAAGGACGCACAGCAGGCCAACCCGGCGGTCAACGGCGGCCTGATGCTCCAGGGCCTGCGCAAACCGGTGAACGACCTGCCGCGCAACGTGCAGGTGGACGACATCATCCACACCATCGCCCTGACGGCGATCCAGGCCACGGCCGGCGGGGAGGCCCGGAACGGCTGA
- a CDS encoding glycosyltransferase family 4 protein: protein MARVDTAIMSIAPLYISLISETFLPEVNGVANTLGRLCDGLRAAGHRLQLVRPRQACDQGRRSDDDLLLIRGWPLPGYPGLQWGQSSLHKLLRRWRQRTPDVLYIATEGPLGLSALRAARRLGIPVVSGFHTNFQQYTGHYGAGLLTRVLTHYLRWFHNTSRLTLVPSASQLQDLTRRGFERLQLLSRGVDGQLFNPARRCPGLRAEWGLGEDDIAVLHVGRLAVEKNLGLLGEALQRLQQRYPQRRLRLVVVGDGPQRGALQKAHPDALFCGVQRGEELARHYASGDLFLFPSLSETFGNVVLEALASGLAVVAFDQAAAAQHIRHGHNGALALPDEPASFSEAALWLLEDPERLRRVRLNARTHAGRQGWEAIIRQFEQYLLMARGPLTETPLGTGLPPPT from the coding sequence ATGGCCCGTGTCGACACTGCGATCATGAGCATCGCGCCCCTGTACATCTCGCTGATCAGCGAAACCTTCCTGCCCGAGGTCAATGGCGTCGCCAACACCCTGGGCCGCCTCTGCGACGGCCTGCGTGCGGCCGGCCACCGCCTGCAGCTGGTGCGCCCGCGCCAGGCCTGTGACCAGGGCCGGCGCAGCGACGACGACCTGCTGCTGATTCGTGGCTGGCCCCTGCCGGGCTATCCGGGCCTGCAATGGGGCCAATCGAGCCTGCACAAGCTGCTGCGTCGCTGGCGCCAGCGAACGCCGGACGTCCTCTACATCGCCACCGAAGGGCCCCTGGGCCTCTCCGCCCTGCGCGCGGCGCGGCGCCTGGGCATTCCGGTGGTGAGCGGCTTCCACACCAACTTCCAGCAATACACCGGGCACTACGGCGCCGGCCTGCTGACCCGCGTGCTGACCCATTACCTGCGCTGGTTCCATAACACCTCGCGGCTGACCCTGGTGCCCAGCGCCAGCCAGTTGCAGGACCTCACCCGGCGTGGCTTCGAGCGCCTGCAACTGCTCTCCCGGGGTGTCGATGGCCAGTTGTTCAACCCGGCCCGTCGCTGCCCCGGACTGCGCGCGGAGTGGGGCCTGGGGGAGGACGACATCGCCGTGCTGCATGTCGGCCGCCTGGCCGTGGAGAAGAACCTCGGGCTGCTGGGCGAGGCGCTACAGCGCCTGCAGCAACGTTATCCACAGCGACGCCTGAGGCTGGTGGTGGTGGGCGACGGTCCGCAGCGCGGCGCCTTGCAGAAAGCCCATCCCGACGCGCTGTTCTGCGGCGTCCAGCGCGGCGAGGAGCTGGCACGCCACTACGCCTCGGGGGACCTGTTCCTCTTCCCGAGCCTGTCGGAAACCTTCGGCAACGTGGTGCTGGAGGCCCTGGCCTCGGGGCTGGCGGTGGTGGCCTTCGACCAGGCCGCGGCGGCCCAGCATATTCGCCACGGCCACAATGGCGCCCTCGCCCTGCCGGACGAGCCGGCCAGCTTCAGCGAGGCGGCCCTATGGCTGCTGGAAGACCCGGAGCGCCTGCGCCGGGTACGACTGAATGCCCGTACCCACGCGGGGCGCCAGGGTTGGGAGGCCATCATCCGGCAGTTCGAGCAGTACCTGCTGATGGCCCGCGGCCCGCTGACGGAAACGCCACTGGGGACCGGCCTCCCGCCGCCGACCTAG